The DNA sequence GTTCTTGTCCACGTCGTATCCGCCGGCTGCCAGATCCTTCTTCAGTGCCGCCAGAGACACGCCATTGCGCTCTTTGGACGCCGACACGGCTTTGACGATCAGCTCGTTCACGGTCGGGCCCGACCTCTTCACCTTGGAAACCTTCTTCTTTGCGGCTTTCGCCGGAGCGGCGGGAGCTGGGGCCGGTGCTACTTCTGCCATCTTCACTGAGCTtagtctctctctgtgtgagtCAATCGGCAAATCCGGCGCGCACAACTGCACTTAAACACACCATGAGAACCGTGAAGACTCAACCACCTCGCTGCCTCCTCGCAGCCGCCCGAATCTCGTCCAACTTGTGCTTTCTCACCATCCTAAAAACCTGAACAAATCAACGATAGCGAGCTGCGCAAGCCTTTCTGTGCAAGGAACCCATAGCGAACATTCACTTCTTCACACTCAACTCACACAGCCTTCTAATACTCTCCGTATTTAAGTTATTTAGCCTCCAAAGCTCAAGTATTCCCAGTCTTGACGAGCGACGCTTACTGACTCGTGCCTAGTAATTCGCTcgtaaaatatttttaaaagcgTCAAACATCTTAAAAAACAGCTTTGAGGCTAGAATAAATGGTTCACTATGGATTTCAAGCAAAAATATCAATCGTTTCTCTGTTATTTTGTAAGAAATGGATGTTGGTATggaagcagcaaacacatctCTGATGTTTAGGCACAATGGCGGCAGCGCTGATATCAACCGTGTTAATCCTTAATTCTTAACATAATTCTCATTTATAATATACTGGTAAGGCTGCAAATTTTTCACTTGCCTGGGTCTGAGACTTAGGACAGTCTGGTAAGTAGAATTTACATAAACCCATCTGCAGTCCGAGCAGGCTGGACCCACTCTTACCTGGCTTCATGGGGTCAGTAAATGTCATTACTGTATGCACATCCGTCAGATCTTACAAAGTACTGTATGCGAATATTCGACTTACACTGCTACATTCGATGCTGTATAAAAGGCTTTCTGTCCCATGGTGAAACATCAAGAGTATTAGTTTGGCCGGGGAATTACTGAGACAGTTTGACGTAAGAAGCAGTTTCTGTCCCCCTATGCCTGAGAGGCAGAAGCTGAATTAGAAACCTGTAATTAACTAACAATAATTTAGTTTGTAATAGTAAACATAGTTTGACAGCCGGATCTGCAGTGGCGTGCGTGCACAGGTATTttcagtgggggaaaaaaaaagaagaagcgtTGCGGTATAGGCCACCGCTGGCTGCCTAATTACATCACCGtggtattaaaataaaattaaaaaataaaattaaaaaaaaatagaaataaaagccCAACTAATACAGATACATGTTGAATGGAACTGTATATTGATTTATGGCAATAGGTTATTAAAATTACTTGACCCATCAAGAAGAATATGACACAGGGTGCCTGTTGTAGctcctttctttttattttcttttccttttaggCATTATGCTGCAATAACTAAATGAAAGACACAACCAGCATGAATGagacattttttacattttcatttagcaaataaatgaatgcaagtGTTAATTACCTATGGTAATGTACTAAATATTCAGCTAAAGTATATTTGTAGTTTCACATGCCCCAGACTGAATTTGTGTGGTGGTCATTACATTATACAGTATCTATTATTAATTTTGGCTAACATCTAGCTTTTTCAGTGGGTGGACAGTCAACTAATTTGGGCTCAGCCATTTGGTAGTGTATGAGACATACTtcttcaaaacaaagacaaataaatgcAAGTTATACCGTGGCAACTAAGGCCTAGGGAGACAACAATACGCTCAATTAATTTACAGATTACCTGGTCAGTACAGCATTATGGAATGCTTCAACTGTGATGTATAGgctgccatttttttttatttttaaatatcacAACTAGTTTCTTTACATTTAGAAAAATCCAATCAAGGGTAAATATGAAattatgcatatatatatatatattttagggTGGGTGCAGCTTTTAGGGTGGGTGCAGCTTTTAGGATGGTGAGAAAGCACAAGTTGGACGAGATTCgggctatatatatatatatatatatatatatatatatatataggccAGGGAATTACTGAGACAGTAATAATTGTATATAtacaattttttttacacacacacacacacacacacactccccctatatatatatatatagggtgtgtgtgtgtgtgtataaaatataaatcagaCTTTTACATATACATGTAGATGTCGAATGTAAATGATAAATATCTCACCGAGAGTAAACTAAAGTACAGCCATGCCCACAACTGACTCTTGATCAATGGATAACATGGCTGACAACCCAGGCGCCCTGTTGATTTCTGCCACCTATCAAAAAGTGCTACTCTGTGGTTCTGCACATGGGCAGTACAGTACCCGATAACTTTCACAACCAGTTACTCAACATTCAGTAAGAATTATTATGTATGTAACCTTAGGTTGGCTTTACTCTTCAAAATGCAGATGGTGTAAGTAGATAATAAATAGCATATCGTGTTGCTAGGGCACTGTTGGACCATCAAATATCCTCCTCCTAAAATATTGAATTAAACATAGAAGAAATACACAAAAGAATATGTTTTATATGGTAACATTAGTACATAGAGATGTAGACACAACTAATGTAAAAGGAGTGGTAGCAAAATTAGACAAGGCAGCAGAGTTTGATCTATTTCACTTTAGTTTCCCCTCTGGTGTTGTCCAACAATCCAGAGTCAGGAGTGGGCCGGGCTGTATGCTGTTTGAGGTTGAAGTTTTAGCGGGTTTAGACATTATTTAGATTTCGCTTTGTAATTCACAATCAACATTTATTCAGTTACATTCATGCTtaaaatttacatttaacatgTTTACATAGATATACCTGTTTACtattcatatttacatttcaaatttTCTTCAAGACTGTCACATTTTgttaaaagaggaaacaagttGTCTAATTTACCAATTTTTTATGTACAAGAATTTACAAAAGATGGAACAAGCACCTCTTAGAAAATTTAATGTGGCTCTTAAAAgagcctttgttgttttttggtgtGCGAGCAAACAGTTTAAGCTCTCTCTCCACGGATACGCCGGGCCAGCTGGATGTCTTTAGGCATGATGGTGACCCTCTTGGCGTGGATGGCGCACAGGTTGGTGTCCTCGAACAGACCCACCAGATAAGCCTCGCTGgcctcctgcagagccatgACGGCCGAGCTCTGGAAGCGCAGGTCGGTCTTGAAGTCCTGGGCGATCTCTCTCACCAGGCGCTGGAAGGGCAGCTTGCGGATCAGCAGCTCGGTGGATTTCTGGTAACGACGGATCTCTCTCAGAGCGACGGTGCCGGGCCTGTAACGGTGAGGCTTCTTCACTCCGCCGGTGGCCGGGGCGCTTTTACGCGCGGCCTTGGTGGCCAGCTGCTTTCTGGGAGCTTTACCTCCGGTGGACTTACGGGCGGTCTGCTTCGTTCTTGCCATTGCTCTGTACTGCTGAGACGCGGGACACGAGGAAATTGCAACTTTGGCCGCCGACGCTCTTCTTAAAGCGGTACAGCGGCTGGAAGAGCGATGACGCCGCTTCAGACTGGGACTCGCGATTGGTTAGAtgagcctctgcagctccagcaccgcCCAGGGGGAGCGACCACCACCCGGGTGTCGGCTCCTTATTGGTGGCTCCTGCTGTTCAAAAAGTCCGCCAAATTACTCTTTCCTGGTTGGTGGAACTACACTCGTCGGACACGCTCGTAGGCATATAAGTCGGGTGTGTGGCGGCACAAGCCTCATTCTAGATTTTGAAGTCTTTTGAATACGCATTGAAGATGAGTGGACGTGGCAAAACCGGCGGCAAAGCCAGAGCAAAGGCAAAGACTCGCTCCTCTCGGGCTGGACTGCAGTTCCCAGTGGGCCGTGTGCACAGGCTGCTCCGGAAAGGCAACTATGGCGAGCGCGTCGGTGCTGGTGCTCCCGTCTATCTGGCCGCAGTGCTGGAGTATCTGACCGCTGAGATCCTGGAGTTGGCTGGCAACGCTGCCCGCGACAACAAGAAGACTCGTATCATCCCTCgtcacctgcagctggctgtGCGCAACGACGAGGAGCTGAACAAACTGCTGGGAAAAGTCACCATCGCTCAGGGCGGCGTGTTGCCCAACATCCAGGCTGTTCTCCTGCCCAAGAAGACCGAGAAGGCGAAATAGATCCGTGTAGTTGATGACTGCTTTATTCTGGCACCAAAAGGGCTCTTTTCAGAGCCACACACAATCTAATAAAGAGCTAATTCTCATCATAATGGACAGTGATCAGCAAATATATTGATTGACAACCTCAGTTTAAGGCTCATTCATTAAAACTTGATCATTGGGCAATTGAACTGGAAAAAGCTAGAATGTAATGCTATAAACAGGAGGAATTACTGCCCAAAAAGCTGCTCGTAAAACATCAGAATCGTGCATATAAATATGAGAACTTGCACCACCCTATAAGAAAGTATGGGTAATCATGGCTGAGAATGCATAACTTCTTTCAGGTTTTGTTTCTTCCTGTGTAAAGTAAATTAATCAAGGTAAAATATGAATTATAGACTGAATTTGTTTTTTGGCACAACTAAGGAATCTCATGTCTCAATTATAAACTATGCACACAAAATCAGAATACTGTATACCATCACAAATTCTACAATAGGAGCATCTGAAAATCATGTGATACAATGTGAAGATGTCactgttttgtatttttcttgtgTACATAATTCTAATAGACACGATGTGGTAAAAGTGCAGAATTTTATCTACTGGTGAAAAAGAGCTCATGAttggagaagaggaaaaagaggtttTATACAAAAGTGAAGATGGAGGTTTGGGGACAATTGACTTGGGATTAAATATAATAATGCATTTTGGAAAATGTTGCATCAAGATGTGACAGGTCATTTGGATAGACAAAGTTTAAAGCTGCACCAAAAAGAGGACTGTTAAAATGATTGATGTCATATTATAAACCATTGCACAGTAATTTAATAACCTGGAAAATCTAACCATATAGCTGTGTGACATGTCCACCAAACAAATATACAACAAAATAAGTGATAATAATGGCACGTTCCCCTACAATCACTGCATCAGAAACATcttcattaaaagaaaacaagagatACAATGTGGCTGATGGGGGATTAGCAGTCCGGGCAGTTAAATGTTAAACTGCTGTCACAACAAATACATTTCCATTTGATAACTGCCAGGATGAAGAAACAACAGAACACCTATTCTTTGAGGGTTAGAGGTCCAGAAAGCTGTGGGAGAAGATGGGTTTTACAAATAGGTTTGATCATAATCAAAAAATCAGTATAATAAGGGATACAAAAAAACAGTTGCATTAATGTAATAAAGTTGTGGAAACGAGGTGTGTGGTGGTGATTCAGCAAATCTGCTAATATCAAAAGTCACCGTTTAAATAAAGAACTGAATTAAAATAGCAGGGGACACTGTGTGTATGAAGGGGAAAAATGTCGATGTGAAACCTCAATAAAGTTTaattttgataaaaaaaagaaaacgaccCTGTAAATGATCACGTGTGCGCAGTTCAACCAATCGCAGGGGGGAGATCACACGGTTGTATTTCCATAAAGCCCGTATAAAAAGGGCCTTCTTGCGTCCTGCGTCACAGTTGTTTGTTCTTCGTGATCTACAACAAGATGCCTGATGCAGCAAAGTCCGCGCCCAAGAAGGGCTCCAAGAAAGCCGTGACCAAGACGGCCGctaagggaggaaagaagaagaggaagaccaggaaggAGAGCTACGCCATCTACGTGTACAAGGTGCT is a window from the Takifugu rubripes chromosome 17, fTakRub1.2, whole genome shotgun sequence genome containing:
- the LOC115253388 gene encoding histone H3: MARTKQTARKSTGGKAPRKQLATKAARKSAPATGGVKKPHRYRPGTVALREIRRYQKSTELLIRKLPFQRLVREIAQDFKTDLRFQSSAVMALQEASEAYLVGLFEDTNLCAIHAKRVTIMPKDIQLARRIRGERA
- the LOC101071610 gene encoding histone H2A-like, whose protein sequence is MSGRGKTGGKARAKAKTRSSRAGLQFPVGRVHRLLRKGNYGERVGAGAPVYLAAVLEYLTAEILELAGNAARDNKKTRIIPRHLQLAVRNDEELNKLLGKVTIAQGGVLPNIQAVLLPKKTEKAK